One Accipiter gentilis chromosome 25, bAccGen1.1, whole genome shotgun sequence genomic region harbors:
- the CHGA gene encoding chromogranin-A isoform X1, translated as MSRPAVLAVLLLAVPAISLPVTNDMNKGDTKVMKCIVEVISDTLSKPNPLPISEECLETLRGDERIISILRHQNLLKELQEIAAQGANERTQQQKKNSGFEDELSEVLESQNDKNKQRDAAVERPEEEQPTGSLAELAAQKTQQNEDSREEGKNSLEERESRPRDADPGKKEDREEAESNEIGDIEHAQRDEALDNRISKVFSKDEQQQRGDEEEQPRGPRDSLELEDEGEQPSRQGQEQSKQVAGERVEREDDGGDDAAEEDPTEAERSLDLAEEDEEAEEMEGDGNNDNALGFGKDGRSSEEDEEEEQPRALRGGRHHLEDEGMQEEEDTFQPRDAKSEEMEEESSREWEDSKRWNKMDELAKQLTSKKRMEENDSGEDPDRSMKMAFRSRKYDFSSPEEDVRRSWKHHSKEDSSEGGFPLAPMPEEKKDEEGSANRRTEDQELESLAAIEAELERVAHKLHELRRG; from the exons ATGAGCCGCCCGGCAGTGCTCGCCGTCCTGCTCCTGGCCGTGCCGG CCATCTCCCTTCCCGTGACAAACGACATGAATAAAGGTGACACTAAG GTGATGAAGTGCATTGTAGAGGTCATCTCTGACACTTTATCGAAGCCAAATCCCCTGCCGATCAGCGAGGAATGCCTAGAAACACTCAGAGGAG ATGAACGAATCATTTCTATCCTTCGCCACCAAAATTTATTGAAGGAACTTCAGGAAATTGCTGCTCAAG GTGCCAATGAGCGAactcagcagcagaagaaaaacagtggctTTGAAGATGAACTTTCCGAAGTCCTTGAAAGTCAGAATGACAAGAACAAGCAGAGAG ATGCAGCAGTGGAGCGCCCTGAAGAGGAGCAGCCCACAGGGTCCCTGGCTGAGCTGGCAGCACAGAAAACCCAGCAAAATGAAGATtcaagagaggaaggaaaaaacagcctggaggagagggagTCCAGGCCACGGGATGCTGACCCTGGCAAGAAGGAGGATCGAGAGGaagcagagagcaatgagattGGGGACATAGAGCATGCCCAGCGAGACGAAGCTTTGGACAACCGCATCAGCAAAGTCTTCAGCAAAgatgagcagcagcagcgaggGGATGAAGAGGAGCAGCCCAGAGGCCCCAGGGACAGCCTGGAGCTCGAGGATGAGGGAGAGCAGCCGTCCAGGCAGGGCCAGGAGCAGAGCAAGCAGGTGGCAGGGGAGCGTGTGGAGCGGGAGGATGACGGAGGAGACGATGCTGCAGAGGAGGACCCTACCGAAGCAGAGAGGTCACTTGATCTGgctgaggaggatgaggaggccGAGGAGATGGAGGGAGACGGCA ATAATGACAATGCTCTGGGATTTGGCAAAGACGGGCGGAGctctgaggaggatgaggaggaagagcagcccCGGGCACTGAGAGGAGGAAGGCATCACCTGGAGGATgaggggatgcaggaggaggaagacaccTTCCAGCCCAGGGATGCCAAAAgcgaggagatggaggaggagtcCTCCAGAGAGTGGGAAGACTCCAAGAGGTGGAACAAAATGGATGAGCTGGCCAAGCAGCTGACATCAAAGAAGCGCATGGAGGAAAATGATAGTGGGGAAGACCCAGACAGGTCCATGAAAATGGCATTTAGGTCCCGCAAGTATGATTTCAGTAGTCCAGAGGAAGATGTGAGGAGGTCATGGAAGCATCACTCCAAGGAGGACAGCAGTGAAGGAGGCTTCCCGCTTGCTCCCatgcctgaagaaaagaaggatGAGGAAGGCAGTGCTAACAGGAGAACGGAG GACCAGGAGCTGGAGAGCCTGGCTGCCATCGAGGCGGAACTGGAGCGCGTCGCCCACAAGCTGCACGAGCTGAGGCGAGGCTGA
- the CHGA gene encoding chromogranin-A isoform X2 produces the protein MSRPAVLAVLLLAVPAISLPVTNDMNKGDTKVMKCIVEVISDTLSKPNPLPISEECLETLRGDERIISILRHQNLLKELQEIAAQDAAVERPEEEQPTGSLAELAAQKTQQNEDSREEGKNSLEERESRPRDADPGKKEDREEAESNEIGDIEHAQRDEALDNRISKVFSKDEQQQRGDEEEQPRGPRDSLELEDEGEQPSRQGQEQSKQVAGERVEREDDGGDDAAEEDPTEAERSLDLAEEDEEAEEMEGDGNNDNALGFGKDGRSSEEDEEEEQPRALRGGRHHLEDEGMQEEEDTFQPRDAKSEEMEEESSREWEDSKRWNKMDELAKQLTSKKRMEENDSGEDPDRSMKMAFRSRKYDFSSPEEDVRRSWKHHSKEDSSEGGFPLAPMPEEKKDEEGSANRRTEDQELESLAAIEAELERVAHKLHELRRG, from the exons ATGAGCCGCCCGGCAGTGCTCGCCGTCCTGCTCCTGGCCGTGCCGG CCATCTCCCTTCCCGTGACAAACGACATGAATAAAGGTGACACTAAG GTGATGAAGTGCATTGTAGAGGTCATCTCTGACACTTTATCGAAGCCAAATCCCCTGCCGATCAGCGAGGAATGCCTAGAAACACTCAGAGGAG ATGAACGAATCATTTCTATCCTTCGCCACCAAAATTTATTGAAGGAACTTCAGGAAATTGCTGCTCAAG ATGCAGCAGTGGAGCGCCCTGAAGAGGAGCAGCCCACAGGGTCCCTGGCTGAGCTGGCAGCACAGAAAACCCAGCAAAATGAAGATtcaagagaggaaggaaaaaacagcctggaggagagggagTCCAGGCCACGGGATGCTGACCCTGGCAAGAAGGAGGATCGAGAGGaagcagagagcaatgagattGGGGACATAGAGCATGCCCAGCGAGACGAAGCTTTGGACAACCGCATCAGCAAAGTCTTCAGCAAAgatgagcagcagcagcgaggGGATGAAGAGGAGCAGCCCAGAGGCCCCAGGGACAGCCTGGAGCTCGAGGATGAGGGAGAGCAGCCGTCCAGGCAGGGCCAGGAGCAGAGCAAGCAGGTGGCAGGGGAGCGTGTGGAGCGGGAGGATGACGGAGGAGACGATGCTGCAGAGGAGGACCCTACCGAAGCAGAGAGGTCACTTGATCTGgctgaggaggatgaggaggccGAGGAGATGGAGGGAGACGGCA ATAATGACAATGCTCTGGGATTTGGCAAAGACGGGCGGAGctctgaggaggatgaggaggaagagcagcccCGGGCACTGAGAGGAGGAAGGCATCACCTGGAGGATgaggggatgcaggaggaggaagacaccTTCCAGCCCAGGGATGCCAAAAgcgaggagatggaggaggagtcCTCCAGAGAGTGGGAAGACTCCAAGAGGTGGAACAAAATGGATGAGCTGGCCAAGCAGCTGACATCAAAGAAGCGCATGGAGGAAAATGATAGTGGGGAAGACCCAGACAGGTCCATGAAAATGGCATTTAGGTCCCGCAAGTATGATTTCAGTAGTCCAGAGGAAGATGTGAGGAGGTCATGGAAGCATCACTCCAAGGAGGACAGCAGTGAAGGAGGCTTCCCGCTTGCTCCCatgcctgaagaaaagaaggatGAGGAAGGCAGTGCTAACAGGAGAACGGAG GACCAGGAGCTGGAGAGCCTGGCTGCCATCGAGGCGGAACTGGAGCGCGTCGCCCACAAGCTGCACGAGCTGAGGCGAGGCTGA